ATGGAAAAAGAGTGGGGGATTACTATATTAACAAGTTTTCAGAACAGAAACAGAAACAATTACAACTATCTACAACCGAGAATCTCTTTAATTAATGTTTTCCAGTTCAGTCTGGTTGAAGATTCGTTTTTTGGCTTCTAAGTTAAAATCCAAGTAAATAACTGACGggtattttattttagaaTAAATCGATAGGAATCCGAATCgtttataatataataaacgGGATAAAAGCTACTCATATTGCTAATGATAATCCAGTAGGCATACTACGACTGAAGaaacataattttttttcgaatttTTCCTTATCTAATGGAACCAGTACCATTTCGTGAATTAGCagattttcatttgtttgttttagCCTCGTTattcaaattcaataatGTAATGGAAGATTTTCCAAGAATAATAGACGTTGATAACAATGGGTGGGAAACCgcaaattttgtttgaaaatcaGAGGGAAGATCTACACAACAAAAAGAGCAACAAATTTGAGCAGTAGAGAAAAGACCAAAAAAGCGTGTGTTTTCTGAGACAAATGTGTCACAACTCGCCGATAAATTCGCAATCACATAAAAATTGGTATTCGTTATTGACTAGTGGGAAAACCACGTTACCTCAACGATTTGCAGTTGTTACCACTTTTGGTgacatttcaaaaagaaaaaggtgATTTGCAACGTTTGAAATTGCGACGATCATGATCTACGCGAAAATAtctcattttatttttgtacgAGCTAATCTATTTTCgttgttgaaaaaagaaaaaaaaaaaactatataAGCCAACTAAAATCAaacatttctttacaaCGCTCAGAAGACATTTCCATACGATGTTCAAAAACTTAATatttctcttcttcattGGGCTCGCTACCGCCATACGCTTCAACCTCACTGATCTTGAGTGTAGTAGACTACGCGGTCCGCATTGTGGTACGTATCTACTGAAAGTAGTAGGAACGAATGCTACATACGTTGGtgaaaaatcatttataGGTCTTGATGCTTTGACTGAAAGTAAAGGTGAATTTTTTCAGCGTATGTTGGAACAAGAACCTCGACTTATTCCACGTTTGTTTACGATAGCTGAAAACGACACGGCCAACTTTACTCCCTTGACATTTACAAcgtatttgaaaacatgCAATCCTCaaagtattgaaaatgcaaTGATCCCTTTTGTGAATACTGTTACCagtgaaatttcttttgatgCATGGGCGTATACAGCACAAAATTCAAGTCGGATAACGGGTCTTAGCAACCAACTGATGAATTCTACTCTATATAATGTTCAAGTAGCAACATGTACTCCCGGATTCTCTGCGTTATTGTTAGATAGTCCTACaatcaatgtttttaataacgAGGAAGGCATGCCAAGTTGGTGTCAGCCCATTGAACTTACACCAGTTTGTCCTTTGGATGAGGGATTCAActgatatatatataatcgttatttaaatcatgggatttaaaaataggGGTTAAATTTATCCtctaaaaacatttaattaGAAACGCTTAAGCAATAAAAGTCTTTATACTAgataaaatattgtaaattgtttttttttttttttttttttttttaaacttatACTAAA
This region of Schizosaccharomyces pombe strain 972h- genome assembly, chromosome: II genomic DNA includes:
- a CDS encoding Vel1p domain-containing protein, which encodes MFKNLIFLFFIGLATAIRFNLTDLECSRLRGPHCGTYLLKVVGTNATYVGEKSFIGLDALTESKGEFFQRMLEQEPRLIPRLFTIAENDTANFTPLTFTTYLKTCNPQSIENAMIPFVNTVTSEISFDAWAYTAQNSSRITGLSNQLMNSTLYNVQVATCTPGFSALLLDSPTINVFNNEEGMPSWCQPIELTPVCPLDEGFN